In Hydrogenovibrio marinus, a single genomic region encodes these proteins:
- a CDS encoding oxidative damage protection protein: MSRMVNCVKMGEELEGLDFPPFPGELGKKIFENISKEAWKQWLTHQTILINEYRLSSLDPKAQSFLKEEMQKFLFTGEDVDMPEEFNAAE; the protein is encoded by the coding sequence ATGTCAAGAATGGTCAATTGTGTAAAAATGGGTGAAGAGCTGGAAGGATTGGATTTTCCGCCTTTTCCAGGAGAGCTGGGTAAAAAGATTTTTGAAAATATTTCTAAAGAAGCATGGAAGCAGTGGTTGACACATCAAACGATTTTGATCAATGAATATCGTCTTTCTAGCTTGGATCCTAAAGCGCAAAGCTTCCTAAAAGAAGAGATGCAAAAATTCTTGTTTACCGGTGAAGATGTCGATATGCCGGAAGAATTCAACGCTGCGGAATAA